Proteins from one Escherichia coli genomic window:
- a CDS encoding phage portal protein — protein sequence MKMSTIPTLLGPDGMTSLREYAGYHGGGSGFGGQLRAWNPSSESVDAALLPNFTRGNARADDLVRNNGYAANAIQLHQDHIVGSFFRLSHRPSWRYLGIGEEEARAFSREVESAWKEFAEDDCCCIDVERKRTFTMMIREGVAMHAFNGELFVQATWDTSPSRLFRTQFRMVSPKRISNPNNTGDSRNCRAGVQINDSGAALGYYVSEDGYPGWMPQKWTWIPRELPGGRASFIHVFEPVEDGQTRGANVFYSVMEQMKMLDTLQNTQLQSAIVKAMYAATIESELDTQSAMDFILGANSKEQRDKLTGWIGEIAAYYAAAPVRLGGAKVPHLMPGDSLNLQTAQDTDNGYSVFEQSLLRYIAAGLGVSYEQLSRNYAQMSYSTARASANESWAYFMGRRKFVASRQASQMFLCWLEEAIVRRVVTLPSKARFSFQEARSAWGNCDWIGSGRMAIDGLKEVQEAVMLIEAGLSTYEKECAKRGDDYQEIFAQQVRETMERRAAGLKPPAWAAAAFESGLRQSTEEEKSDSRAA from the coding sequence ATGAAAATGTCCACCATTCCCACCCTTCTGGGGCCGGACGGCATGACATCGCTGCGTGAATATGCCGGTTATCACGGCGGTGGCAGCGGATTTGGTGGGCAGTTGCGGGCGTGGAACCCATCGAGTGAAAGTGTGGATGCAGCCCTGCTGCCCAACTTTACCCGTGGCAATGCCCGCGCAGACGATCTGGTACGCAATAACGGCTATGCCGCCAACGCCATCCAGTTGCATCAGGATCATATCGTCGGGTCTTTTTTCCGACTCAGTCATCGCCCAAGCTGGCGCTATCTGGGCATCGGGGAGGAAGAAGCCCGTGCCTTTTCCCGCGAGGTTGAATCGGCATGGAAAGAGTTTGCCGAGGATGACTGCTGCTGCATTGACGTTGAGCGAAAACGCACGTTTACCATGATGATTCGGGAAGGTGTGGCCATGCACGCCTTTAACGGTGAACTGTTCGTTCAGGCCACCTGGGATACCAGTCCGTCGCGGCTTTTCCGGACACAGTTCCGGATGGTCAGCCCGAAGCGCATCAGCAACCCGAACAATACCGGCGACAGCCGGAACTGCCGTGCCGGTGTGCAGATTAATGACAGCGGTGCGGCGCTGGGATATTACGTCAGCGAGGACGGCTATCCTGGCTGGATGCCGCAGAAATGGACATGGATACCCCGTGAGTTACCCGGCGGGCGCGCCTCGTTCATTCACGTTTTTGAACCCGTGGAGGACGGGCAGACCCGCGGTGCAAATGTGTTTTACAGCGTGATGGAGCAGATGAAGATGCTCGACACGCTGCAGAACACGCAGCTGCAGAGCGCCATTGTGAAGGCGATGTATGCCGCCACCATTGAGAGTGAGCTGGATACGCAGTCAGCGATGGATTTTATTCTGGGCGCGAACAGTAAGGAGCAGCGGGACAAGCTGACCGGCTGGATTGGTGAAATTGCCGCGTATTACGCCGCAGCACCGGTCCGTCTGGGAGGCGCAAAAGTGCCGCACCTGATGCCGGGGGACTCACTGAACCTGCAGACGGCTCAGGACACGGATAACGGCTACTCCGTGTTTGAGCAGTCACTGTTGCGGTATATCGCTGCCGGGCTGGGTGTCTCGTATGAGCAGCTTTCCCGGAATTACGCCCAGATGAGCTACTCCACGGCACGGGCCAGTGCGAACGAGTCGTGGGCGTACTTTATGGGGCGGCGAAAATTCGTCGCATCCCGTCAGGCGAGCCAGATGTTTCTGTGCTGGCTGGAAGAGGCCATCGTTCGCCGCGTGGTGACGTTACCTTCAAAAGCGCGTTTCAGCTTTCAGGAAGCCCGCAGCGCCTGGGGGAACTGTGACTGGATAGGCTCCGGTCGTATGGCCATCGATGGTCTGAAAGAAGTACAGGAAGCGGTGATGCTGATAGAAGCCGGACTGAGTACCTACGAGAAAGAGTGCGCAAAACGCGGTGACGACTATCAGGAAATTTTTGCCCAGCAGGTCCGTGAAACGATGGAGCGCCGTGCAGCCGGTCTTAAACCGCCCGCCTGGGCGGCTGCGGCATTTGAATCCGGACTGCGACAATCAACAGAGGAGGAGAAGAGTGACAGCAGAGCTGCGTAA
- a CDS encoding phage head-tail joining protein: protein MTRQEELAAARAALHDLMTGKRVATVQKDGRRVEFTATSVSDLKKYIAELEVQTGMTQRRRGPAGFYV, encoded by the coding sequence ATGACGCGACAGGAAGAACTTGCCGCTGCCCGTGCGGCATTGCATGACCTGATGACAGGAAAACGGGTGGCAACGGTACAGAAAGACGGACGAAGGGTGGAGTTTACGGCCACTTCCGTGTCTGACCTGAAAAAATACATTGCAGAGCTGGAAGTGCAGACCGGCATGACACAGCGACGCAGGGGACCCGCAGGATTTTATGTATGA
- a CDS encoding phage terminase large subunit family protein: MNISNSQVNRLRHFVRAGLRSLFRPEPQTAVEWADANYYLPKESAYQEGRWETLPFQRAIMNAMGSDYIREVNVVKSARVGYSKMLLGVYAYFIEHKQRNTLIWLPTDGDAENFMKTHVEPTIRDIPSLLALAPWYGKKHRDNTLTMKRFSNGRGFWCLGGKAAKNYREKSVDVAGYDELAAFDEDIEQEGSPTFLGDKRIEGSVWPKSIRGSTPKVRGTCQIERAASESPHFMRFHVACPHCGEEQYLKFGDKETPFGLKWTPDAPSSVFYLCEHNACVIRQQELDFTDARYICEKTGIWTRDGILWFSSSGEEIEPPDSVTFHIWTAYSPFTTWVQIVKDWMKTKGDTGKRKTFVNTTLGETWEAKIGERPDAEVMAERKEHYSAPVPDRVAYLTAGIDSQLDRYEMRVWGWGPGEESWLIDRQIIMGRHDDEQTLLRVDEAINKTYTRRNGAEMSVSRICWDTGGIDPTIVYERSKKHGLFRVIPIKGASVYGKPVASMPRKRNKNGVYLTEIGTDTAKEQIYNRFTLTPEGDEPLPGAVHFPNNPDIFDLTEAQQLTAEEQVEKWVDGRKKILWDSKKRRNEALDCFVYALAALRISISRWQLDLSALLASLQEEHGAATNKKTLADYARALSGEDE, encoded by the coding sequence GTGAATATATCGAACAGTCAGGTTAACAGGCTGCGGCATTTTGTCCGCGCCGGGCTTCGCTCACTGTTCAGGCCGGAGCCACAGACCGCCGTTGAATGGGCGGATGCTAATTACTATCTCCCGAAAGAATCCGCATACCAGGAAGGGCGCTGGGAAACACTGCCCTTTCAGCGGGCCATCATGAATGCGATGGGCAGTGACTACATCCGCGAGGTGAATGTGGTGAAGTCTGCCCGTGTCGGTTATTCCAAAATGCTGCTGGGTGTTTATGCCTACTTTATAGAGCATAAGCAGCGCAACACCCTTATCTGGTTGCCGACGGATGGTGATGCCGAGAACTTTATGAAAACCCACGTTGAGCCGACCATCCGCGATATTCCGTCGCTGCTGGCGCTGGCTCCGTGGTATGGCAAAAAGCACCGGGATAACACGCTCACTATGAAGCGTTTTTCCAATGGTCGTGGCTTCTGGTGCCTGGGCGGTAAAGCGGCAAAAAACTACCGTGAAAAGTCGGTGGATGTGGCGGGTTATGATGAACTTGCTGCCTTTGATGAGGATATTGAACAGGAAGGCTCTCCGACGTTCCTTGGCGACAAACGTATTGAAGGCTCGGTCTGGCCAAAGTCCATCCGTGGCTCCACGCCCAAAGTGAGAGGCACCTGCCAGATTGAGCGTGCAGCCAGTGAATCCCCGCATTTTATGCGTTTTCATGTTGCCTGCCCGCACTGCGGGGAGGAGCAGTATCTTAAATTTGGCGACAAAGAGACGCCGTTTGGCCTCAAATGGACGCCGGATGCCCCCTCCAGCGTGTTTTATCTCTGCGAGCATAATGCCTGCGTCATCCGCCAGCAGGAGCTGGACTTTACTGATGCCCGTTATATCTGCGAAAAGACCGGGATCTGGACCCGTGATGGCATTCTCTGGTTTTCGTCATCCGGTGAAGAGATTGAGCCGCCGGACAGTGTGACCTTTCACATCTGGACGGCGTACAGCCCGTTCACCACCTGGGTGCAGATTGTCAAAGACTGGATGAAGACGAAAGGGGATACGGGAAAACGTAAAACCTTCGTGAACACCACGCTCGGTGAGACGTGGGAGGCGAAAATTGGCGAACGTCCGGATGCTGAAGTGATGGCAGAACGGAAAGAGCATTATTCAGCGCCCGTTCCTGACCGTGTGGCTTACCTGACCGCCGGTATCGACTCCCAGCTGGACCGCTACGAAATGCGCGTATGGGGATGGGGGCCGGGTGAGGAAAGCTGGCTGATTGACCGGCAGATTATTATGGGCCGCCACGACGACGAGCAGACGCTGCTGCGTGTGGATGAGGCCATCAATAAAACCTACACCCGCCGGAATGGTGCAGAAATGTCGGTATCCCGTATCTGCTGGGATACTGGCGGGATTGACCCGACCATTGTGTATGAACGCTCGAAAAAACATGGGCTGTTCCGGGTGATCCCCATTAAAGGGGCATCCGTCTACGGAAAGCCGGTGGCCAGCATGCCACGTAAGCGAAACAAAAACGGGGTTTACCTTACCGAAATTGGTACGGATACCGCGAAAGAGCAGATTTATAACCGCTTCACACTGACGCCGGAAGGGGATGAACCGCTTCCCGGTGCCGTTCACTTCCCGAATAACCCGGATATTTTTGATCTGACCGAAGCGCAGCAGCTGACTGCTGAAGAGCAGGTCGAAAAATGGGTGGATGGCAGGAAAAAAATACTGTGGGACAGCAAAAAGCGACGCAATGAGGCGCTCGACTGCTTCGTTTATGCGCTGGCGGCGCTGCGCATCAGTATTTCCCGCTGGCAGCTGGATCTCAGTGCACTGCTGGCGAGCCTGCAGGAAGAGCATGGTGCAGCAACTAACAAGAAAACACTGGCAGATTACGCCCGTGCCTTATCCGGAGAGGATGAATGA
- a CDS encoding DNA-packaging protein, with protein sequence MEVNKKQLADIFGASIRTIQNWQEQGMPVLRGGGKGNEVLYDSAAVVKWYAERDAEIENEKLRREVEELRQASEADLQPGTIEYERHRLTRAQADAQELKNARDSAEVVETAFCTFVLSRIAGEIASILDGIPLSVQRRFPELENRHVDFLKRDIIKAMNKAAALDELIPGLLSEYIEQSG encoded by the coding sequence ATGGAAGTCAACAAAAAGCAGCTGGCTGACATTTTCGGTGCGAGTATCCGTACCATTCAGAACTGGCAGGAACAGGGAATGCCCGTTCTGCGAGGCGGTGGCAAGGGTAATGAGGTGCTTTATGACTCTGCCGCCGTTGTAAAATGGTATGCCGAAAGGGATGCTGAAATTGAGAACGAAAAGCTGCGCCGGGAGGTTGAAGAACTGCGGCAGGCCAGCGAGGCAGATCTCCAGCCAGGGACTATTGAGTACGAACGCCATCGACTTACGCGTGCGCAGGCCGACGCACAGGAACTGAAGAATGCCAGAGACTCCGCTGAAGTGGTGGAAACCGCATTCTGTACTTTCGTGTTGTCGCGGATCGCAGGTGAAATTGCCAGTATTCTCGACGGGATCCCCCTGTCGGTGCAGCGGCGTTTTCCGGAACTGGAAAACCGACATGTTGATTTCCTGAAACGGGATATCATCAAAGCCATGAACAAAGCAGCCGCGCTGGATGAACTGATACCGGGGTTGCTGAGTGAATATATCGAACAGTCAGGTTAA
- a CDS encoding YlcI/YnfO family protein, which translates to MSTKNRTRRTTTRNIRFPNQMIEQINIALEQKGSGNFSAWVIEACRRRLTSEKRAYTSIQSDDG; encoded by the coding sequence ATGTCAACGAAGAACAGAACCCGCAGAACAACAACCCGCAACATCCGCTTTCCTAACCAAATGATTGAACAAATTAACATCGCTCTTGAGCAAAAAGGGTCTGGGAATTTCTCAGCCTGGGTCATTGAAGCCTGCCGTCGGAGACTAACGTCAGAAAAGAGAGCATATACATCAATCCAAAGTGATGATGGATGA
- a CDS encoding KilA-N domain-containing protein, translated as MKSLTLFNQPIRIGEDGMICLTDMWKASGKSESESPYHYLRNKQTKEFLAELEKNHESVVFTERGVHGGTYGGKFVAYDYAAWLNPGFKYAAYKVLDDYFTGELQHRNSLSAQLNMKCHEFDQKKDMASFCGQGLAAWRYTKPVLVDEINSLANQLQITIPGLPG; from the coding sequence ATGAAATCATTAACCCTCTTCAATCAACCAATTCGTATCGGTGAAGATGGCATGATCTGCCTCACTGATATGTGGAAAGCCAGTGGTAAAAGTGAATCTGAATCTCCGTACCACTACCTGCGAAACAAGCAGACCAAAGAGTTCTTAGCCGAGCTGGAGAAAAACCACGAATCTGTGGTTTTTACTGAGCGCGGTGTACACGGTGGAACATATGGCGGGAAGTTTGTTGCTTATGATTATGCAGCATGGCTAAACCCCGGATTTAAATATGCAGCCTATAAAGTCCTGGATGACTACTTCACCGGAGAACTTCAGCATCGCAACAGCTTAAGTGCACAGCTCAATATGAAGTGTCATGAGTTTGATCAGAAAAAAGATATGGCGAGCTTCTGCGGACAAGGGCTGGCGGCATGGCGCTATACGAAGCCAGTGTTGGTCGATGAGATTAACTCCCTGGCTAACCAGCTGCAGATTACGATCCCCGGGCTTCCGGGATGA
- a CDS encoding lysis protein: MRRVTEIISALVICIIVCLSWAVNHYRDNAMTYKEQRDKATSIIADMQKRQRDVAELDARYTKELADANATIESLRDDVSAGRKRLQVAASCAKSKTGASSMGDGESPRLTADAELNYYRLRSGIDRITAQVNYLQEYIRTQCLK, from the coding sequence ATGAGAAGGGTAACTGAAATTATCTCCGCTCTGGTTATCTGCATCATCGTCTGCCTGTCATGGGCTGTTAATCATTACCGTGATAACGCCATGACCTACAAAGAACAGCGCGACAAAGCCACATCCATCATCGCTGACATGCAGAAGCGTCAACGTGACGTAGCAGAACTCGATGCCAGATATACAAAGGAGCTTGCTGATGCTAACGCGACTATCGAAAGTCTCCGTGATGATGTTTCTGCTGGGCGTAAGCGGCTGCAAGTCGCCGCCTCCTGTGCAAAGTCAAAGACCGGAGCCAGCAGCATGGGCGATGGAGAAAGCCCAAGACTTACAGCAGATGCTGAACTCAATTATTACCGTCTCCGAAGTGGAATCGACAGGATAACCGCGCAGGTTAACTACCTGCAGGAGTACATCAGGACGCAATGCCTGAAATAA
- a CDS encoding M15 family metallopeptidase yields the protein MPGKFRFSRRSEKNLEGVKPRLVAVVRRALELTEVDFGITEGLRTRERQKQLVAEGKSQTMNSRHLTGDAVDVVAYIDNQVSWEWPLYEKIAQAFKQAAVELNTPVEWGGGWNTLKDGPHFQLKR from the coding sequence ATGCCTGGTAAATTCAGATTCAGCCGTCGAAGCGAGAAAAATCTGGAGGGCGTCAAACCACGGCTGGTTGCCGTTGTTCGCAGAGCTTTGGAATTAACGGAGGTTGATTTCGGTATTACGGAAGGTCTGCGCACGAGAGAACGCCAGAAACAATTGGTCGCTGAAGGTAAAAGCCAGACAATGAACAGTCGTCACCTGACAGGTGACGCTGTGGATGTTGTGGCCTACATTGACAACCAGGTGTCATGGGAGTGGCCTTTGTATGAGAAAATCGCACAGGCATTTAAGCAGGCTGCTGTAGAGCTGAATACACCTGTTGAATGGGGCGGGGGCTGGAATACTCTGAAAGATGGGCCTCATTTCCAGTTGAAGCGCTGA
- a CDS encoding phage holin family protein, with protein sequence MLSNLPGLLNAVLCTVIVLTLFFYRRRDSRYKPLMSWLAWLLMLLYALTPISYLCGHPLEENWLAVGFNLLFCVLVIRARGNVTTILSLLR encoded by the coding sequence ATGTTAAGTAACCTGCCAGGATTGCTGAATGCGGTGTTATGCACGGTTATCGTGCTGACGCTCTTTTTTTATCGTCGTCGTGATTCAAGGTATAAACCGCTGATGTCATGGCTGGCTTGGTTGTTGATGCTGCTTTATGCCTTAACGCCAATCAGCTATCTGTGCGGGCACCCGTTAGAAGAGAACTGGCTGGCGGTGGGGTTTAATTTGCTGTTCTGTGTGTTGGTGATACGTGCACGTGGTAACGTCACAACAATTCTTTCATTACTGAGGTGA
- a CDS encoding putative holin, which translates to MSEPLSGSGTAAALGGATIFGLFTGTDFGIVFGAFAGALFVATIPQALSVWRVAAHFLVSFIVGVLGARVLSDWIASKTGYDSTSADALCAVLVSVVSVRMLSFIHQQDIASLMSGMFSRLRGGGGGKC; encoded by the coding sequence ATGTCTGAACCTTTATCCGGTTCCGGTACGGCTGCGGCGCTCGGCGGGGCGACGATATTTGGGCTGTTTACCGGAACGGATTTCGGGATTGTGTTTGGTGCGTTCGCTGGGGCGTTGTTTGTGGCAACGATTCCGCAGGCGCTTTCAGTCTGGCGTGTGGCGGCACATTTTCTGGTGTCGTTCATTGTCGGTGTGCTGGGCGCGCGCGTGCTGTCAGACTGGATTGCATCAAAAACTGGTTATGACAGTACATCAGCAGATGCACTGTGTGCGGTGCTGGTCTCGGTGGTGTCAGTAAGGATGCTGTCGTTCATCCACCAACAGGATATCGCATCACTGATGTCCGGCATGTTCTCCCGCCTGCGGGGGGGAGGAGGCGGCAAATGTTAA
- a CDS encoding subtilase family AB5 toxin binding subunit → MNKISFMLMTALLSSGACYAGMADYDMYLSNVQINNFAYGVYNSGGKDTQFFCIGLKRDNSTLPVNSICKVDVYGYHKQGFDTMMEMAKYYYATGESIRVYYKENVWTDPDFKKAFSANELISLSTCSSADYCMGPQKNT, encoded by the coding sequence ATGAATAAGATTAGTTTTATGCTGATGACTGCTTTACTATCGTCTGGTGCCTGCTATGCAGGGATGGCTGATTATGATATGTATCTTAGTAATGTTCAAATTAATAACTTCGCTTATGGTGTTTATAATTCAGGGGGGAAGGATACTCAGTTTTTTTGCATTGGACTAAAACGTGATAATTCAACTCTTCCTGTTAATAGTATATGCAAAGTGGATGTTTATGGGTATCATAAGCAAGGTTTTGATACCATGATGGAAATGGCTAAATATTATTATGCTACAGGTGAAAGCATAAGGGTTTATTACAAGGAGAATGTGTGGACTGATCCTGATTTTAAAAAGGCATTCTCTGCTAATGAACTTATTTCTTTAAGTACTTGTAGCTCTGCAGATTATTGTATGGGGCCACAGAAGAATACTTAA